A genomic stretch from Tribolium castaneum strain GA2 chromosome 6, icTriCast1.1, whole genome shotgun sequence includes:
- the Usp7 gene encoding ubiquitin carboxyl-terminal hydrolase 7 isoform X1, whose product MNHVTGQYRRNDDTSAEVEEMETQEVTTTDSTDTGGGEMDQQNGEVIIGPQPDPGMTVQDADMEEDESRSEATFRYTVQQFSKLKDSALSPACYVRNLPWKIMVMPRNSHGQDRTAQRSLGFFLQCNGESESSSWSCYAVAELRLLSVRPDVEPFSRKIQHLFYSKENDWGFSHFMAWNEVLDPEKGYIKDDAITLEVHVVADAPHGVSWDSKKHTGYVGLKNQGATCYMNSLLQTLYFTNQLRKAVYKMPTESDDSTKSVALALQRVFHELQFCDKPVGTKKLTKSFGWETLDSFMQHDVQEFLRVLLDKLESKMKGTCVEGTVPKLFEGKMISYIRCKNVDYSSTRSETFYDIQLNIKGKKNIDESFKDYIAKETLDGDNKYDAGEHGLQDAEKGVIFSAFPPVLHLHLMRFQYDPVTDCSVKFNDRFEFYEKISLDAYLQEPDPNNPANYTLHAVLVHSGDNHGGHYVVFINPRGDGKWCKFDDDVVSKCTKQEAIEHNYGGHDEDMNMTVKHCTNAYMLVYIRDSELHNVLQEVTDADIPSELADRLAEEKRMEQVRRKERNEAHLYMTINVLLEDSFDGHQGNDLYDPDRPLFRVFKIKKMALVSEMMDMFADAFKYPTEQIRPWPFSQRSNQTMRPCMLDLDTESHKAIIDSAENQNPWTIFLELLPPDSGLTALPNFDKETDVLLFFKMYDPKQKKIHYCGHSYLPVTSKLGDLIPMLNERAGFPPDTELVLYEEIRPNMIEKITNYSDPLEKVLDELMDGDIILFEKEEREEFSDLPTCIDYFKDLYYRVEVTFVDKCTPNDPGFTMELSQRMTYDQLARAVAQRVGTDPYLLQFFKCQNSVSSSYKDSPGHPLRCTFEGTLKDLLVFSKPKAPKKIFYQQLSIRVNELENKKQFKCLYVGPNVFEEKELILYPNKRGTVSDLLEEAKKQIEFGEGSTGKLRFTEVSCNKVALGPKEDTPLDHLVINAAKVYRIEQVPRDELHINEDEMLISCAHFQKEVFSTFGSPFLFKIKQGEPFTKVKERIQKRLGVPDKEFEKYKFSIVAMGRQQVLQDDEYVVNLADFRPLPNQAGSPKPWLGLDHMNKAPKRSRFNYLEKAIKIYN is encoded by the exons ATGAACCACGTTACGGGCCAGTACAGACGCAACGACGACACTTCCGCCGAAGTGGAGGAGATGGAAACACAGGAAG TCACCACCACCGATTCTACGGACACTGGGGGCGGTGAAATGGACCAACAGAACGGCGAAGTCATCATCGGGCCACAGCCCGACCCTGGAATGACAGTTCAAGACGCAGACATGGAAGAGGACGAATCGCGTTCAGAAGCCACCTTTCGCTACACTGTCCAACAGTTTAGCAAACTGAAAGACTCTGCCCTGTCTCCGGCATGTTACGTACGTAACCTCCCTTGGAAAATCATGGTTATGCCCCGGAACAGTCATGGACAGGATCGGACTGCACAGCGCTCTTTGGGCTTTTTCCTTCAGTGTAACGGCGAAAGCGAGTCCTCTTCGTGGTCTTGCTATGCCGTTGCTGAGCTGAGACTACTCTCAGTTCGACCAGATGTTGAGCCTTTCTCGCGAAAAATTCAACATTTGTTCTATTcgaag GAAAATGATTGGGgattttcacattttatgGCGTGGAATGAGGTCTTAGACCCGGAGAAAGGCTATATTAAAGATGACGCGATTACTTTGGAAGTACATGTGGTGGCTGATGCCCCACATGGAGTCTCATGGGACAGTAAAAAACATACAG GTTACGtgggtttaaaaaatcaaggaGCGACCTGTTACATGAACTCACTTCTTCAaactttatattttacaaatcaGTTACGAAAAGCCGTTTATAAAATGCCAACCGAATCAGATGATTCGACTAAATCTGTAGCACTTGCTCTACAGCGAGTCTTTCACGAACTACAATTCTGCGATAAACCAGTAGGTACGAAGAAATTGACGAAAAGTTTCGGTTGGGAAACGTTAGATTCATTTATGCAACATGATGTGCAGGAATTTCTCAGG GTACTTTTAGATAAACTTGAAAGTAAGATGAAGGGAACTTGTGTGGAGGGCACCGTTCCGAAACTTTTCGAAGGTAAAATGATTTCGTACATTCGGTGTAAGAACGTGGATTATTCGAGCACACGTTCGGAGACGTTCTATGATATTCAGTTGAATATTAAGGGGAAGAAAAATA TCGATGAGTCGTTTAAGGATTACATCGCAAAGGAGACTCTAGATGGCGATAATAAATACGACGCAGGTGAACATGGGTTGCAAGATGCTGAAAAAGGGGTGATTTTTTCGGCTTTTCCTCCTGTTTTGCACTTGCATTTGATGCGGTTTCAATACGATCCCGTCACTGACTGTTCCGTTAAATTCAATGATCGTTTTGAATTTTACGAAAAGATTTCGTTAGATGCTTATTTGCAAGAACCGGATCCTAACAATCCGGCCAACTATACTCTACATGCAGTTCTAGTACATTCAGGCGACAATCACGGTGGTCATTATGTTGTTTTTATAAATCCTAGAGGTGATGGCAAGTGGTGTAAATTTGACGATGATGTTGTCTCCAAGTGTACGAAACAAGAAGCAATCGAACATAACTACGGCGGACATGATGAGGATATGAACATGACAGTGAAACATTGTACAAATGCGTACATGTTGGTATACATCAGAGATTCAGAGTTGCATAACGTATTACAAGAAGTAACCGATGCTGATATACCAAGTGAATTAGCTGATCGTTTGGCTGAAGAAAAACGAATGGAACAAGTGAGACGAAAAGAACGCAACGAAGCCCATCTCTATATGACTATCAATGTTTTGCTTGAAGATAGTTTTGATGGACATCAGGGTAATGATTTATACGATCCTGATCGTCCCCTATTTCgtgtttttaaaatcaaaaagatGGCACTAGTGAGCGAAATGATGGATATGTTCGCCGATGCGTTTAAATATCCAACTGAACAAATAAGACCATGGCCATTTAGTCAACGATCAAATCAGACAATGAGGCCTTGTATGTTAGATCTAGACACTGAGTCGCATAAAGCTATTATAGATTCAGCTGAAAACCAGAATCCTTGGACTATATTTCTCGAGTTGTTGCCACCTGATTCGGGCTTAACTGCGTTaccaaattttgacaaagagACCgatgttttgttgtttttcaaaatgtatgATCCGAAACAGAAGAAAATACATTATTGTGGACATAGTTACTTACCGGTTACTAGTAAATTAGGAGATTTGATACCGATGTTGAATGAGAGGGCAGGGTTTCCGCCGGATACGGAGTTGGTCTTGTATGAGGAGATTAGGCCTAATATGATTGagaaaattactaattatagTGATCCGTTGGAAAAG GTTTTGGACGAGTTGATGGATGGCGATATAATCCTGTTCGAGAAAGAAGAACGTGAGGAGTTTTCTGACTTGCCAACCTGTATCGACTACTTCAAAGACCTATATTATCGTGTCGAGGTAACATTTGTCGACAAATGTACACCGAACGATCCCGGTTTTACAATGGAATTATCTCAAAGAATGACTTATGATCAGTTGGCACGTGCTGTAGCTCAGAGGGTCGGTACCGATCCTtacttattacaattttttaaatgtcaaaa ttccGTATCTTCCAGTTACAAAGATAGTCCTGGACATCCTTTAAGGTGCACTTTTGAGGGCACCTTGAAAGATCTCTTAGTTTTCTCCAAGCCAAAGGCGCCTAAGAAAATCTTTTATCAACAGTTGAGTATTCGTGTTAAcgaattagaaaataaaaaacaatttaaatgtcTTTATGTGGGACCGAATGTGTTTGAAGAGAAGGAGTTAATTTTGTATCCGAATAAGAGAGGGACGGTAAGTGATTTGTTGGAAGAGGCGAAGAAACAAATCGAGTTTGGTGAAGGAAGTACAGGGAAATTAAG GTTTACCGAAGTTAGTTGTAATAAAGTAGCACTGGGTCCCAAAGAAGATACGCCGCTAGATCATTTGGTAATAAATGCAGCAAAGGTTTATAGAATTGAACAAGTGCCAAGAGATGAGTTGCACATAAACGAGGACGAAATGCTTATTTCTTGTGCGCATTTTCAAAAGGAAGTTTTTTCGACTTTTGGCTCCCctttcttatttaaaattaaacaagggGAGCCTTTTACCAAGGTCAAAGAACGTATTCAAAAGCGACTTGGTGTTCCTGATAAGGAATTCGAAAAGTACAAGTTTTCTATCGTTGCTATGGGCCGACAACAGGTCCTTCAAGACGACGAATATGTAGTTAATTTAGCCGATTTTAGACCACTTCCGAATCAAG CTGGGAGTCCCAAACCATGGTTGGGCCTGGATCATATGAACAAGGCCCCGAAAAGAtcacgttttaattatttagaaaaagccatcaaaatttacaattga
- the Usp7 gene encoding ubiquitin carboxyl-terminal hydrolase 7 isoform X2, translating into MNHVTGQYRRNDDTSAEVEEMETQEVTTTDSTDTGGGEMDQQNGEVIIGPQPDPGMTVQDADMEEDESRSEATFRYTVQQFSKLKDSALSPACYVRNLPWKIMVMPRNSHGQDRTAQRSLGFFLQCNGESESSSWSCYAVAELRLLSVRPDVEPFSRKIQHLFYSKENDWGFSHFMAWNEVLDPEKGYIKDDAITLEVHVVADAPHGVSWDSKKHTGYVGLKNQGATCYMNSLLQTLYFTNQLRKAVYKMPTESDDSTKSVALALQRVFHELQFCDKPVGTKKLTKSFGWETLDSFMQHDVQEFLRVLLDKLESKMKGTCVEGTVPKLFEGKMISYIRCKNVDYSSTRSETFYDIQLNIKGKKNIDESFKDYIAKETLDGDNKYDAGEHGLQDAEKGVIFSAFPPVLHLHLMRFQYDPVTDCSVKFNDRFEFYEKISLDAYLQEPDPNNPANYTLHAVLVHSGDNHGGHYVVFINPRGDGKWCKFDDDVVSKCTKQEAIEHNYGGHDEDMNMTVKHCTNAYMLVYIRDSELHNVLQEVTDADIPSELADRLAEEKRMEQVRRKERNEAHLYMTINVLLEDSFDGHQGNDLYDPDRPLFRVFKIKKMALVSEMMDMFADAFKYPTEQIRPWPFSQRSNQTMRPCMLDLDTESHKAIIDSAENQNPWTIFLELLPPDSGLTALPNFDKETDVLLFFKMYDPKQKKIHYCGHSYLPVTSKLGDLIPMLNERAGFPPDTELVLYEEIRPNMIEKITNYSDPLEKVLDELMDGDIILFEKEEREEFSDLPTCIDYFKDLYYRVEVTFVDKCTPNDPGFTMELSQRMTYDQLARAVAQRVGTDPYLLQFFKCQNYKDSPGHPLRCTFEGTLKDLLVFSKPKAPKKIFYQQLSIRVNELENKKQFKCLYVGPNVFEEKELILYPNKRGTVSDLLEEAKKQIEFGEGSTGKLRFTEVSCNKVALGPKEDTPLDHLVINAAKVYRIEQVPRDELHINEDEMLISCAHFQKEVFSTFGSPFLFKIKQGEPFTKVKERIQKRLGVPDKEFEKYKFSIVAMGRQQVLQDDEYVVNLADFRPLPNQAGSPKPWLGLDHMNKAPKRSRFNYLEKAIKIYN; encoded by the exons ATGAACCACGTTACGGGCCAGTACAGACGCAACGACGACACTTCCGCCGAAGTGGAGGAGATGGAAACACAGGAAG TCACCACCACCGATTCTACGGACACTGGGGGCGGTGAAATGGACCAACAGAACGGCGAAGTCATCATCGGGCCACAGCCCGACCCTGGAATGACAGTTCAAGACGCAGACATGGAAGAGGACGAATCGCGTTCAGAAGCCACCTTTCGCTACACTGTCCAACAGTTTAGCAAACTGAAAGACTCTGCCCTGTCTCCGGCATGTTACGTACGTAACCTCCCTTGGAAAATCATGGTTATGCCCCGGAACAGTCATGGACAGGATCGGACTGCACAGCGCTCTTTGGGCTTTTTCCTTCAGTGTAACGGCGAAAGCGAGTCCTCTTCGTGGTCTTGCTATGCCGTTGCTGAGCTGAGACTACTCTCAGTTCGACCAGATGTTGAGCCTTTCTCGCGAAAAATTCAACATTTGTTCTATTcgaag GAAAATGATTGGGgattttcacattttatgGCGTGGAATGAGGTCTTAGACCCGGAGAAAGGCTATATTAAAGATGACGCGATTACTTTGGAAGTACATGTGGTGGCTGATGCCCCACATGGAGTCTCATGGGACAGTAAAAAACATACAG GTTACGtgggtttaaaaaatcaaggaGCGACCTGTTACATGAACTCACTTCTTCAaactttatattttacaaatcaGTTACGAAAAGCCGTTTATAAAATGCCAACCGAATCAGATGATTCGACTAAATCTGTAGCACTTGCTCTACAGCGAGTCTTTCACGAACTACAATTCTGCGATAAACCAGTAGGTACGAAGAAATTGACGAAAAGTTTCGGTTGGGAAACGTTAGATTCATTTATGCAACATGATGTGCAGGAATTTCTCAGG GTACTTTTAGATAAACTTGAAAGTAAGATGAAGGGAACTTGTGTGGAGGGCACCGTTCCGAAACTTTTCGAAGGTAAAATGATTTCGTACATTCGGTGTAAGAACGTGGATTATTCGAGCACACGTTCGGAGACGTTCTATGATATTCAGTTGAATATTAAGGGGAAGAAAAATA TCGATGAGTCGTTTAAGGATTACATCGCAAAGGAGACTCTAGATGGCGATAATAAATACGACGCAGGTGAACATGGGTTGCAAGATGCTGAAAAAGGGGTGATTTTTTCGGCTTTTCCTCCTGTTTTGCACTTGCATTTGATGCGGTTTCAATACGATCCCGTCACTGACTGTTCCGTTAAATTCAATGATCGTTTTGAATTTTACGAAAAGATTTCGTTAGATGCTTATTTGCAAGAACCGGATCCTAACAATCCGGCCAACTATACTCTACATGCAGTTCTAGTACATTCAGGCGACAATCACGGTGGTCATTATGTTGTTTTTATAAATCCTAGAGGTGATGGCAAGTGGTGTAAATTTGACGATGATGTTGTCTCCAAGTGTACGAAACAAGAAGCAATCGAACATAACTACGGCGGACATGATGAGGATATGAACATGACAGTGAAACATTGTACAAATGCGTACATGTTGGTATACATCAGAGATTCAGAGTTGCATAACGTATTACAAGAAGTAACCGATGCTGATATACCAAGTGAATTAGCTGATCGTTTGGCTGAAGAAAAACGAATGGAACAAGTGAGACGAAAAGAACGCAACGAAGCCCATCTCTATATGACTATCAATGTTTTGCTTGAAGATAGTTTTGATGGACATCAGGGTAATGATTTATACGATCCTGATCGTCCCCTATTTCgtgtttttaaaatcaaaaagatGGCACTAGTGAGCGAAATGATGGATATGTTCGCCGATGCGTTTAAATATCCAACTGAACAAATAAGACCATGGCCATTTAGTCAACGATCAAATCAGACAATGAGGCCTTGTATGTTAGATCTAGACACTGAGTCGCATAAAGCTATTATAGATTCAGCTGAAAACCAGAATCCTTGGACTATATTTCTCGAGTTGTTGCCACCTGATTCGGGCTTAACTGCGTTaccaaattttgacaaagagACCgatgttttgttgtttttcaaaatgtatgATCCGAAACAGAAGAAAATACATTATTGTGGACATAGTTACTTACCGGTTACTAGTAAATTAGGAGATTTGATACCGATGTTGAATGAGAGGGCAGGGTTTCCGCCGGATACGGAGTTGGTCTTGTATGAGGAGATTAGGCCTAATATGATTGagaaaattactaattatagTGATCCGTTGGAAAAG GTTTTGGACGAGTTGATGGATGGCGATATAATCCTGTTCGAGAAAGAAGAACGTGAGGAGTTTTCTGACTTGCCAACCTGTATCGACTACTTCAAAGACCTATATTATCGTGTCGAGGTAACATTTGTCGACAAATGTACACCGAACGATCCCGGTTTTACAATGGAATTATCTCAAAGAATGACTTATGATCAGTTGGCACGTGCTGTAGCTCAGAGGGTCGGTACCGATCCTtacttattacaattttttaaatgtcaaaa TTACAAAGATAGTCCTGGACATCCTTTAAGGTGCACTTTTGAGGGCACCTTGAAAGATCTCTTAGTTTTCTCCAAGCCAAAGGCGCCTAAGAAAATCTTTTATCAACAGTTGAGTATTCGTGTTAAcgaattagaaaataaaaaacaatttaaatgtcTTTATGTGGGACCGAATGTGTTTGAAGAGAAGGAGTTAATTTTGTATCCGAATAAGAGAGGGACGGTAAGTGATTTGTTGGAAGAGGCGAAGAAACAAATCGAGTTTGGTGAAGGAAGTACAGGGAAATTAAG GTTTACCGAAGTTAGTTGTAATAAAGTAGCACTGGGTCCCAAAGAAGATACGCCGCTAGATCATTTGGTAATAAATGCAGCAAAGGTTTATAGAATTGAACAAGTGCCAAGAGATGAGTTGCACATAAACGAGGACGAAATGCTTATTTCTTGTGCGCATTTTCAAAAGGAAGTTTTTTCGACTTTTGGCTCCCctttcttatttaaaattaaacaagggGAGCCTTTTACCAAGGTCAAAGAACGTATTCAAAAGCGACTTGGTGTTCCTGATAAGGAATTCGAAAAGTACAAGTTTTCTATCGTTGCTATGGGCCGACAACAGGTCCTTCAAGACGACGAATATGTAGTTAATTTAGCCGATTTTAGACCACTTCCGAATCAAG CTGGGAGTCCCAAACCATGGTTGGGCCTGGATCATATGAACAAGGCCCCGAAAAGAtcacgttttaattatttagaaaaagccatcaaaatttacaattga
- the LOC663815 gene encoding glyceraldehyde-3-phosphate dehydrogenase, which yields MVKIGINGFGRIGRLVVRRCFQKLRDARCSASGDSPQVVAVNDPYLSADHMANLLKYDSTHGLFQGEISVIGSSLKVDGQIVDITNEKNPEKIPWAKSCPKYVVDATGLYKSYDKASALIHDTVERVVLTYPSKDDIPMFVFGVNQDNYCNELKVVSNASCTTNCLAPLVKVIHDNFKIECGLMTTIHAITPSQNTLDGPAKKNYRIGRGALQNIIPTSTGAAKAIGKIIPEMDGKLTGIAARVPVADASMVDLTVVIDTPADYEVIKCKVKEAADGYLNGILAYTDDQIVSSDVIGDSRSSIFDAGAGVALTRNFIKLISWYDNEWGYACRVVDLLKYMSSRECDN from the exons ATGGTCAAAATTGGAATAAACGGTTTCGGACGAATTGGCCGTTTAGTAGTACGACgttgttttcaaaaactaagagaT GCCCGTTGTTCGGCTTCTGGAGACTCCCCTCAAGTGGTGGCTGTCAACGATCCTTATCTCTCAGCCGACCACATGGCCAATTTGCTTAAATATGACTCCACACATGGGCTATTCCAAGGGGAGATTAGTGTCATAGGGAGCAGTCTCAAAGTCGACG gCCAAATTGTTGACATTACCAACGAAAAAAACCCGGAAAAAATTCCATGGGCAAAAAGCTGCCCCAAATACGTCGTCGATGCCACCGGACTCTACAAAAGCTACGACAAAGCTTCC GCGCTTATTCACGACACTGTTGAACGCGTGGTGCTCACGTACCCCTCCAAAGATGACATCCCCATGTTTGTCTTCGGTGTAAACCAAGACAACTACTGCAACGAACTCAAAGTTGTTTCTAACGCTTCCTGCACCACTAATTGTCTAGCCCCCCTTGTTAAAGTCATTCAtgacaatttcaaaattgagtGCGGTCTTATGACCACCATTCACGCTATAACCCCCTCACAAAATACCCTAGACGGGcctgcaaaaaaaaactaccgAATCGGTCGTGGGGCTTTACAAAACATAATCCCAACAAGCACTGGGGCTGCAAAAGCCATTGGCAAAATAATCCCAGAAATGGACGGGAAATTGACCGGGATTGCAGCACGTGTCCCAGTGGCGGATGCCTCAATGGTCGACCTGACCGTAGT caTTGACACTCCCGCTGATTACGAAGTCATCAAATGCAAAGTTAAGGAAGCCGCTGATGGATATTTGAACGGCATTTTGGCTTACACTGACGACCAAATTGTCTCATCTGATGTAATCGGCGACTCGAGATCTTCGATTTTTGATGCAGGGGCTGGTGTGGCCCTTACTCGAAACTTTATCAAGTTGATCAGTTGGTATGATAATGAATGGGGCTACGCGTGCCGTGTTGTTGATTTGTTAAAGTACATGTCGTCGAGAGAGtgtgataattaa